One Paraburkholderia flagellata genomic window carries:
- a CDS encoding FMN-binding negative transcriptional regulator, producing MYVPAHFAENRKDVLHDCIAQHPFGTLVTQGKSGLDANHIPFELAAGEGELGILRAHVARANPVWQDVANGDEVLVIFRAGDAYISPNWYPSKHEAHKQVPTWNYVVVHAHGRIKILDDERYVRGVIGRLTRTHEATQPKPWKMADAPKDYTDTLVKMIVGVEIEITRLVGKSKLSQNKEERDIRGAGEALKSSGESRISDAMLAAADQKAQ from the coding sequence ATGTACGTACCAGCCCATTTCGCCGAAAACCGCAAGGACGTCCTGCATGACTGCATTGCCCAACATCCGTTCGGCACCTTGGTCACGCAGGGAAAAAGCGGGCTCGATGCCAACCACATTCCCTTTGAACTCGCGGCGGGCGAAGGCGAACTGGGCATCTTGCGCGCGCACGTTGCGCGGGCCAATCCGGTTTGGCAGGACGTGGCGAATGGCGACGAAGTGCTCGTGATCTTCCGCGCGGGCGACGCGTATATCTCGCCGAACTGGTATCCGAGCAAGCACGAAGCGCACAAGCAGGTGCCCACATGGAACTACGTGGTCGTGCATGCTCATGGGCGCATCAAGATTCTCGACGACGAGCGCTACGTGCGCGGCGTGATCGGCCGCTTGACGCGCACGCACGAAGCCACGCAGCCCAAACCCTGGAAAATGGCCGACGCGCCCAAGGACTACACGGACACGCTCGTCAAGATGATCGTCGGCGTGGAGATCGAGATCACGCGTCTGGTCGGCAAGAGCAAGCTCAGTCAGAACAAGGAAGAGCGCGATATTCGCGGCGCGGGCGAAGCACTCAAATCGAGCGGCGAGTCCCGCATCAGCGACGCCATGCTTGCCGCTGCCGACCAAAAGGCGCAATAG
- a CDS encoding LysR family transcriptional regulator, giving the protein MTDTVQPADLGFFSTLASSGSLSAAARELGLTPAAVSKRLAQMEERAGVPLVNRTTRRMMLTPEGEVYLEHARRILDEIDELGELLGGSKKHPKGLLRVNATLGFGRSHIGPALSRFVVQYPQVSVQLQLSVMPPPLTEDSYDVCIRFGEPPDTRVIARRLAANRRLLCASPAYLANRGTPSTPHDLAKHNCISIRQGDEAYGVWRLSNERGNPRKSEAIRINGNLTTNDGEIAVKWALDGHGILMRAEWDINEYLADGRLVVVLPEYETPGADIYAVYAQRHQLSTRIRAFVDFLAIELGKSQRYPVPRNA; this is encoded by the coding sequence GTGACCGACACCGTTCAACCCGCCGATCTGGGCTTTTTCTCCACGCTCGCCTCCTCGGGCAGCCTGAGCGCCGCGGCGCGCGAACTGGGCCTCACGCCCGCTGCCGTGAGCAAGCGGCTCGCGCAAATGGAGGAGCGCGCCGGGGTGCCGCTCGTGAACCGCACGACCCGCCGCATGATGCTGACGCCCGAAGGCGAGGTGTACCTGGAGCATGCGCGGCGGATTCTCGACGAGATCGACGAGTTGGGCGAACTGCTCGGCGGCTCGAAGAAGCACCCCAAGGGATTGCTGCGCGTGAACGCCACGCTGGGCTTTGGGCGCAGCCATATCGGGCCGGCGCTTTCGCGTTTCGTCGTGCAGTATCCGCAGGTTTCCGTGCAGCTTCAGCTTTCGGTCATGCCGCCGCCGCTCACCGAAGATTCATACGATGTCTGCATCCGCTTCGGCGAGCCGCCGGATACGCGCGTGATCGCACGCCGTCTCGCGGCGAACCGGCGTTTGCTTTGTGCTTCGCCCGCCTATCTTGCGAACCGGGGCACGCCTTCCACGCCGCACGATCTCGCGAAGCACAACTGCATCAGCATTCGCCAGGGCGATGAAGCGTATGGCGTGTGGCGGCTTTCGAACGAGCGCGGCAATCCGCGCAAATCAGAAGCAATCCGAATCAATGGAAACCTTACGACCAACGACGGCGAGATTGCCGTGAAGTGGGCGCTGGATGGCCACGGCATTTTGATGCGCGCGGAATGGGATATCAACGAATATCTGGCGGACGGGCGGCTCGTGGTCGTGCTGCCCGAGTACGAAACGCCGGGCGCGGACATCTACGCCGTGTATGCGCAGCGGCATCAGCTTTCCACACGCATTCGGGCGTTTGTCGACTTCCTCGCGATCGAACTGGGTAAGTCGCAGCGATATCCCGTACCCCGAAATGCCTGA
- a CDS encoding DUF1801 domain-containing protein, whose translation MTPSERIDHLIVELTDWRRETFTAMREAILEADPAIVEEWKYMGSPVWYRDGMIAVGNAHKGKVKLTFLYGASLPDPNKLFNAGLDGNARRAIDYLEGDKVDKRALKALIRAAIEFNQGKAKKKAPAKPRASKTA comes from the coding sequence ATGACCCCATCAGAACGTATTGACCATCTAATCGTGGAACTCACCGACTGGCGCCGCGAAACCTTCACCGCTATGCGCGAGGCCATTCTCGAAGCCGACCCGGCGATCGTCGAAGAATGGAAATACATGGGTAGCCCCGTGTGGTATCGGGACGGCATGATCGCAGTGGGCAATGCGCACAAAGGCAAGGTCAAGCTCACGTTCCTGTACGGCGCGAGCCTGCCCGACCCGAACAAGCTCTTCAACGCCGGGCTCGACGGCAACGCGCGACGCGCCATCGACTATCTCGAGGGCGACAAGGTCGACAAGCGCGCGCTGAAGGCGCTTATTCGCGCGGCAATCGAATTCAACCAGGGCAAAGCGAAGAAAAAAGCGCCTGCGAAACCGCGCGCCAGTAAAACCGCCTGA
- a CDS encoding FecR family protein codes for MLLACGWPPVFDAHAADAIGIVKTLKGSVHIERASQPVSVAVGSEVFASDRVLTGQASSVGITLRDNTLLTEGANSVLDLNKFAFNTTTYDGALDVSIKRGSLAVVDGKLAKANPEAVRYSTPTTTLGVRGTEFIIEVGGSGENDH; via the coding sequence TTGCTTCTCGCCTGCGGGTGGCCGCCAGTCTTCGACGCGCACGCAGCCGATGCTATTGGCATAGTCAAGACGCTCAAAGGCTCGGTGCATATCGAACGTGCGAGCCAACCGGTGAGCGTTGCGGTCGGCAGCGAGGTGTTCGCAAGCGACCGCGTCCTGACCGGGCAGGCATCTTCCGTTGGCATCACGCTGCGCGACAACACGCTGCTGACCGAGGGCGCCAACTCCGTTCTCGATCTCAACAAGTTCGCATTCAACACCACCACCTACGACGGCGCGCTCGACGTGAGCATCAAGCGCGGCTCGCTCGCCGTGGTCGACGGCAAGCTCGCGAAGGCCAATCCGGAAGCCGTGCGCTACAGCACGCCCACCACGACGCTCGGCGTGCGGGGCACCGAATTCATCATCGAGGTAGGGGGAAGCGGGGAGAACGATCATTGA
- a CDS encoding tartrate dehydrogenase translates to MKTYRIATIPGDGIGKEVVPAGKEVLEALAKTTQRFAFEFENFDWGADYYRQHGVMMPADGLDAIRSKDAILFGSAGDPDVPDHITLWGLRLKICQGFDQYANVRPTRILPGIDAPLKRCKPEDLNWVIVRENSEGEYSGVGGRVHQGHPLEAATDVSILTRAGVERILRFAFRLAQSRPRKLLTVITKSNAQRHAMVMWDEIALQVSKEFPDVKWDKELVDAATARMVNRPASLDTIVATNLHADILSDLAAALAGSLGIAPTGNIDPERRYPSMFEPIHGSAFDIMGRGLANPIGTFWSVVMLLEHLGETEAAAHVMQAIETVTANPALHTGDLGGKATTAQVTAAVCELVEKAAVAA, encoded by the coding sequence ATGAAGACCTATCGCATCGCAACCATTCCCGGCGACGGCATCGGCAAGGAAGTCGTGCCGGCGGGCAAGGAGGTGCTGGAAGCGCTTGCGAAAACCACACAGCGCTTCGCGTTCGAGTTCGAGAACTTCGATTGGGGCGCCGACTACTACCGCCAGCACGGTGTGATGATGCCCGCAGATGGCCTCGACGCCATTCGCAGCAAGGACGCCATTCTGTTCGGCTCCGCGGGCGACCCCGACGTACCCGACCACATCACGCTCTGGGGCCTGCGCCTGAAGATCTGCCAGGGCTTCGATCAGTACGCGAACGTGCGCCCCACGCGCATCCTTCCCGGCATCGACGCGCCTTTGAAGCGCTGCAAGCCCGAAGACCTGAACTGGGTGATCGTGCGCGAAAACTCGGAAGGCGAATATTCGGGCGTGGGCGGCCGCGTGCACCAGGGCCATCCGCTCGAAGCCGCAACCGATGTCTCGATCCTCACGCGCGCCGGCGTCGAACGTATCCTGCGCTTTGCGTTCCGGCTTGCACAATCGCGCCCCCGCAAGCTGCTCACGGTCATCACCAAGAGCAACGCGCAGCGCCACGCCATGGTCATGTGGGACGAGATTGCGCTGCAAGTCTCGAAGGAGTTCCCGGACGTGAAGTGGGACAAGGAACTGGTGGACGCCGCCACGGCGCGCATGGTCAACCGCCCCGCTTCGCTCGACACGATCGTCGCGACCAACCTGCACGCCGACATTCTCAGCGACCTCGCCGCCGCGCTCGCAGGCAGCCTCGGCATTGCGCCCACGGGCAACATCGACCCCGAGCGGCGTTATCCGTCGATGTTCGAGCCGATCCACGGTTCCGCCTTCGACATCATGGGCCGGGGGCTCGCCAATCCCATCGGCACGTTCTGGTCGGTCGTGATGCTGCTCGAACACCTCGGCGAAACCGAAGCCGCCGCTCACGTGATGCAGGCCATCGAGACCGTGACGGCCAACCCCGCGCTGCACACCGGCGACCTTGGCGGCAAGGCGACTACCGCGCAGGTCACGGCTGCGGTATGCGAACTCGTCGAGAAGGCGGCCGTCGCTGCCTGA
- a CDS encoding CHASE2 domain-containing protein — MKRYRNSCIAFVRRLMRAGKGRPWALAVLVTFLFINLCSEWPGDVARPAFLDTLIDVLPDTFGSARQLLFDHYQRRFPRVPTTQPVTIVEIDDKTLEAFGQWPWPRNRLAGLVDAIEANKPLAIGLDIYMPEPDQTSPGNVADNLPASEAALATQLRALPSHERILATALRASPSILGAAAFDYATSTTRTDILSAPVLVHGSDALANVHRFDYVLASLPELQGAAHGQAMLNVAQEQGTVRRIPLVLGLRDKLVPGLPIEMLRVATGSPAIEVFAGQSGVRAVGVADVRVPTQPDGDIWLHFASIASTQQRYVSASDVLKGKVDASRIRNKLILVGLTGTGLTDMRTTALGELVPGIEIQAQVIETIFEGRFLQRPDWLIWCETAFILVLGLLFIWYMPRSDSRLAVFMRTVPKASAIIGLTLNLLTLSVCFLVFRYFGFLVDAASIFIILSAVMGSFFTISLMEPEAQKASSSVTTAGTGASINT; from the coding sequence ATGAAACGCTACCGCAACTCATGCATCGCGTTCGTCAGGCGCTTGATGCGGGCGGGCAAGGGGCGCCCCTGGGCGCTCGCGGTGCTCGTGACGTTTCTGTTCATCAACCTGTGCAGCGAATGGCCCGGCGACGTTGCTCGCCCCGCCTTTCTCGACACGCTCATCGACGTGTTGCCCGATACCTTCGGCTCCGCGCGCCAGCTTCTTTTCGACCACTATCAGCGCCGCTTTCCACGCGTGCCGACCACACAACCGGTGACGATCGTCGAGATCGACGACAAGACGCTCGAAGCCTTCGGCCAATGGCCCTGGCCGCGCAACCGCCTCGCTGGCCTCGTCGATGCGATCGAGGCGAACAAACCGCTGGCAATCGGACTTGACATCTACATGCCCGAGCCCGACCAAACCTCGCCTGGCAACGTGGCCGACAACTTGCCCGCCTCGGAAGCGGCGCTCGCCACACAACTGCGCGCGCTGCCCAGCCACGAGCGTATTCTCGCGACCGCGTTGCGCGCGTCGCCTTCTATCCTGGGCGCGGCGGCGTTCGACTATGCGACATCCACGACACGTACCGACATTCTGAGCGCCCCCGTGCTCGTGCACGGCTCGGATGCGCTCGCGAACGTTCACCGCTTCGACTACGTGCTCGCGAGCCTTCCCGAACTGCAGGGCGCGGCCCACGGCCAGGCCATGCTCAACGTCGCGCAGGAACAGGGCACGGTACGGCGCATTCCGCTCGTGCTGGGTCTTCGCGACAAGCTCGTGCCTGGTCTGCCTATAGAAATGTTGCGCGTGGCCACCGGCTCTCCAGCCATCGAGGTGTTTGCGGGCCAATCGGGCGTACGGGCCGTGGGCGTGGCGGACGTGCGGGTGCCCACGCAACCCGACGGCGATATCTGGCTGCATTTCGCCTCCATCGCGAGCACGCAGCAGCGCTATGTTTCCGCGAGCGACGTGCTGAAAGGCAAGGTCGACGCGAGCCGCATCCGTAACAAGCTGATACTCGTCGGTCTCACCGGCACGGGCTTGACCGACATGCGCACGACCGCGCTAGGCGAACTGGTGCCCGGCATCGAGATTCAGGCACAGGTGATCGAGACGATTTTCGAGGGGCGTTTCCTGCAGCGTCCGGACTGGCTGATCTGGTGTGAGACGGCCTTCATTCTGGTGCTCGGCCTGCTCTTCATCTGGTATATGCCGCGCAGCGATTCGAGGCTCGCCGTATTCATGCGCACCGTGCCGAAAGCGTCCGCGATCATCGGCCTTACGCTTAACTTGTTGACGCTTTCGGTTTGCTTCCTCGTATTCCGGTATTTCGGCTTCCTTGTCGATGCCGCATCGATCTTCATCATCCTCTCCGCGGTCATGGGCAGCTTCTTCACCATCTCCCTCATGGAGCCGGAAGCGCAAAAAGCATCCAGCTCCGTCACAACGGCCGGAACGGGCGCGTCGATCAACACTTAA
- a CDS encoding LrgB family protein: protein MPEHTAPAFIGAWLTRSDVPAIATTIGVYLLACWIHQRCGRNPLANPVAIAVLLLTGLLKIAGVPYEAYFEHARFIHFLLGPAIVALAVPLHRQLHKLREAFVPLVFGLLAGSCVAVVSAVAIAVLFGCQPATVASLAPKSVTAAIGMLISAKVGGMPALTAAIVIATGISGAVMGTFVLGVLGVRRDDARGFAIGVASHGIGTARAFQISEEAGAFAGLGMAMNGTISALVLPFVLPLVIAHVT from the coding sequence ATGCCTGAACATACGGCACCCGCCTTCATCGGCGCGTGGCTCACGCGTTCGGATGTGCCCGCCATCGCCACGACTATTGGCGTCTATCTGCTCGCCTGCTGGATACACCAGCGCTGCGGGCGCAATCCCTTAGCAAATCCTGTCGCGATCGCGGTCCTGCTGCTCACCGGCCTGCTGAAGATAGCTGGCGTTCCTTACGAGGCCTACTTCGAGCACGCGCGCTTCATTCATTTTCTGCTCGGCCCGGCGATCGTGGCGCTCGCTGTTCCGCTCCATCGTCAACTGCATAAACTGCGCGAAGCGTTCGTTCCGCTAGTGTTCGGCCTGCTCGCCGGCAGTTGCGTGGCCGTCGTTTCAGCGGTGGCGATCGCCGTGCTGTTCGGCTGCCAGCCCGCAACGGTCGCCTCCCTCGCCCCCAAGTCGGTCACCGCCGCCATTGGCATGCTGATTTCCGCGAAAGTGGGCGGCATGCCCGCGCTGACCGCCGCCATCGTGATCGCCACTGGCATTTCGGGCGCCGTGATGGGGACCTTCGTCCTTGGCGTGCTCGGCGTACGACGCGACGACGCGCGCGGCTTCGCGATTGGCGTCGCGTCGCATGGCATCGGCACGGCGCGCGCGTTCCAGATCAGCGAGGAAGCGGGTGCGTTCGCCGGGCTCGGCATGGCGATGAACGGCACGATTTCCGCGCTCGTCTTGCCCTTCGTGCTTCCCTTGGTCATCGCGCACGTCACCTGA
- a CDS encoding MFS transporter → MWRIIPFVMLLYFVSFLDRVNVGFAAMTMNKAIGLSPTAFGFGGGLFFIGYFLFEVPSNLILHRVGARIWIARVMVTWGIVSAASAFVTGPTSFYALRFLLGVAEAGFFPGIILYLSLWFPTKQRAAAAAWFMAAAPISTALGSPISGALMQLPRMFGLANWQLLYVIEAVPAVLLGFVVLKVLTDTPSKARWLQPQERDWLMAKLADEARARESHTGHTAGALSALRDPRVLALALIYFGTSAGLYTLGLWAPLIIRQYGFSSLETGLLNAIPSIVAVVVMILWARHSDRTAERTWHVVIPCVLACVGFVFAGQASTALMIVLALVVVNIGISAAKAPLWAMPSMFLSGAGAAAGIAMINSIGNLGGFVGPVAIGWLKTQTGGYAAGLYVVGATLALSAVVTLMLSRKASQPMMAQVKHDH, encoded by the coding sequence ATGTGGCGCATCATCCCGTTCGTCATGCTGCTCTATTTCGTGAGCTTCCTCGACCGGGTCAACGTCGGCTTCGCGGCAATGACGATGAATAAGGCGATTGGCCTTTCGCCCACGGCGTTCGGCTTCGGCGGCGGGCTATTCTTCATCGGCTACTTTCTGTTCGAAGTGCCTTCGAACCTCATTTTGCACCGCGTGGGCGCGCGCATCTGGATCGCGCGCGTCATGGTCACGTGGGGTATTGTCTCGGCGGCCTCCGCATTCGTGACCGGGCCCACGAGTTTCTATGCACTGCGCTTTTTGCTTGGCGTGGCGGAAGCGGGCTTTTTCCCCGGCATCATCCTCTATCTGAGCCTCTGGTTCCCGACGAAGCAGCGCGCGGCAGCCGCGGCATGGTTCATGGCGGCCGCGCCGATCTCGACCGCGCTCGGCTCGCCCATTTCGGGCGCGCTCATGCAACTGCCGCGCATGTTCGGTCTCGCCAACTGGCAACTGCTTTACGTGATCGAAGCGGTTCCCGCCGTGCTTCTGGGTTTCGTGGTCCTGAAGGTCCTCACCGATACGCCTTCCAAAGCGCGCTGGCTGCAGCCGCAAGAGCGCGACTGGCTAATGGCGAAGCTCGCAGATGAAGCGCGGGCGCGCGAGAGCCACACGGGCCACACGGCAGGCGCGCTGAGCGCCCTGCGCGACCCGCGCGTGCTGGCGCTCGCGCTGATCTACTTCGGCACCTCGGCGGGCCTCTACACGCTTGGTCTGTGGGCGCCGCTCATCATCCGGCAATACGGCTTCAGCTCGCTCGAAACGGGCCTGCTGAACGCGATACCGAGCATCGTCGCAGTCGTCGTCATGATTCTCTGGGCGCGGCACTCCGACCGCACGGCGGAGCGCACCTGGCACGTCGTGATTCCCTGTGTGCTCGCATGCGTGGGTTTCGTCTTCGCGGGGCAGGCCAGCACGGCGCTGATGATCGTGCTGGCGCTCGTGGTGGTCAATATCGGCATCAGCGCCGCCAAGGCGCCGCTCTGGGCCATGCCGAGCATGTTTCTCTCCGGCGCGGGGGCAGCGGCAGGGATCGCCATGATCAATTCGATCGGCAATCTCGGCGGGTTCGTGGGACCCGTCGCGATCGGCTGGCTGAAGACTCAGACCGGGGGTTATGCCGCGGGCTTGTACGTCGTTGGCGCGACGCTCGCGCTTTCCGCGGTGGTGACGTTGATGCTGAGCCGCAAGGCGAGCCAGCCAATGATGGCGCAAGTGAAGCACGATCACTGA
- a CDS encoding cupin domain-containing protein, producing MANGPPLAPGFSFVDSASPPWVPSRFAHGVEVKNLGKADGRAMQLVRFAAGATFPTHRHTGPEFIYVLEGEAVQNGLRLPAGYAGVAAQGTVDVDFHSDTGCIFLLAYDLDQAFDPS from the coding sequence ATGGCAAACGGCCCTCCGCTTGCGCCAGGCTTTTCATTCGTCGATTCCGCGAGCCCGCCATGGGTGCCCTCACGTTTCGCTCATGGCGTGGAGGTGAAGAACCTCGGCAAGGCAGATGGCCGTGCCATGCAACTGGTCCGGTTCGCTGCGGGCGCAACGTTTCCCACGCACCGCCATACCGGCCCCGAGTTCATCTACGTGCTCGAAGGCGAGGCCGTGCAGAACGGACTGCGGCTACCGGCGGGCTACGCGGGTGTCGCCGCACAGGGCACCGTCGACGTGGATTTCCATAGCGATACGGGCTGCATCTTCCTGCTCGCCTACGACCTGGACCAGGCTTTCGACCCAAGCTGA
- the pdxR gene encoding MocR-like pyridoxine biosynthesis transcription factor PdxR has translation MPRTAQAAEMPSFGTLDREAGNLSRQVAEALREAVRKGDLRPADALPSTRALAASLQVARGTVVEAYEQLIAEGFLESKAGAGTRVALALAEPPPASAPSAASRQAEEAGLPERAEAFARIGREFKPLPPVPFAISVPTGMTAPGDIWRRLGNRLRARGPASPTGYADPLGAQALREAIADYVRKSRSVRCEADQIIVTSGTQQGLFLASQVLLGPSDQAWVENPAYRGVTAILESLPYRDAMVRVPVDAEGLDVEAGIRMAPKARVAFVTPSHQYPLGMPLSMARRAALLAWARSAHAWVVEDDYDSELRYEGYPFPALQGLAPDRVVYLGTFSKILFPSLRLGYVVVPPHLVDAFCGARVLVDRHPPTADQHVLAAFMTEGHLERHVRKVRNVYAEQRLSLIGTLEALLPPDLAWIEPGDQGMHLVLWLAARLDDHQIVRLAANEGVAVRAASPMFAAGTARPGLILGFGGFSSAQMKEAAHRLAAVIAAVAK, from the coding sequence ATGCCGAGAACAGCTCAGGCCGCGGAAATGCCATCGTTCGGCACGCTGGACCGTGAGGCAGGCAATCTTAGCCGCCAGGTGGCCGAGGCGCTGCGCGAAGCGGTGCGCAAAGGGGACCTGAGACCCGCCGATGCCTTGCCTTCCACACGCGCGCTCGCCGCTTCGCTCCAGGTCGCGCGCGGCACCGTGGTCGAGGCGTACGAACAATTGATAGCAGAAGGCTTTCTGGAATCGAAAGCCGGCGCCGGCACGCGCGTGGCGCTCGCGCTGGCCGAGCCGCCGCCCGCGAGCGCTCCCAGCGCGGCTTCCCGGCAGGCGGAGGAAGCCGGGTTGCCGGAACGCGCCGAAGCGTTCGCGAGGATCGGACGCGAGTTCAAACCGCTTCCTCCGGTGCCGTTTGCCATTTCGGTGCCAACGGGCATGACCGCGCCCGGCGATATCTGGCGCCGGCTCGGCAACCGCTTGCGCGCACGGGGTCCTGCCTCGCCGACCGGCTATGCCGATCCGCTTGGCGCACAGGCGCTGCGCGAAGCCATCGCCGACTATGTGCGCAAGTCACGATCGGTGCGCTGCGAAGCGGATCAGATCATCGTGACGAGCGGCACCCAGCAGGGGCTCTTTCTCGCAAGCCAGGTGCTGCTCGGGCCGAGCGACCAGGCATGGGTCGAGAACCCGGCCTACCGCGGCGTCACCGCCATACTCGAGAGCCTGCCCTACCGCGACGCCATGGTCCGCGTGCCTGTGGACGCCGAAGGTCTCGACGTCGAAGCAGGCATTCGCATGGCGCCGAAGGCACGCGTGGCGTTCGTCACGCCCTCGCATCAATATCCGCTCGGCATGCCGCTGAGCATGGCGCGGCGTGCGGCGTTGCTCGCGTGGGCGCGCTCGGCCCATGCGTGGGTCGTCGAAGATGACTACGACAGCGAGTTGCGCTACGAGGGCTATCCGTTTCCCGCGCTGCAGGGGTTGGCGCCGGATCGCGTGGTGTATCTCGGCACCTTCAGCAAGATCCTCTTTCCGTCACTGCGGCTGGGCTATGTCGTCGTGCCGCCCCATCTCGTCGATGCGTTCTGCGGCGCGCGCGTGCTCGTGGACCGCCATCCGCCCACTGCCGATCAGCACGTTCTCGCCGCCTTCATGACCGAGGGGCACCTGGAACGTCACGTCCGCAAGGTCCGCAACGTCTATGCGGAACAGCGGCTCAGCCTGATCGGGACACTCGAAGCGCTATTGCCCCCGGACCTTGCGTGGATCGAGCCCGGCGATCAGGGCATGCATCTCGTGCTTTGGCTCGCCGCAAGGTTGGACGATCACCAGATTGTGCGGCTCGCAGCGAACGAGGGTGTCGCCGTGCGCGCGGCGTCGCCCATGTTCGCCGCCGGCACCGCGCGCCCGGGGCTGATCCTGGGCTTCGGTGGCTTTAGCAGCGCTCAAATGAAAGAGGCTGCGCATCGCCTCGCTGCTGTGATTGCCGCGGTGGCGAAATGA
- a CDS encoding CidA/LrgA family protein yields the protein MRHFAHAPTHAPAPIKADLAFVRTFALLVALQGAGEWIAWIVRVPIPGPVIGLVLLLCLLSAAPRVERHVAGPALGLLNHLSLLFIPAGAGVFALGGVLKGQLFAIAVAIVVSTALSIAAGGLVTCALLERKTKQSMQSAKVEQ from the coding sequence ATGCGCCACTTCGCCCATGCCCCAACGCATGCCCCCGCGCCAATCAAGGCGGACCTCGCGTTCGTGCGCACATTCGCGCTGCTTGTCGCGCTGCAGGGCGCAGGAGAATGGATCGCCTGGATCGTGCGCGTGCCCATTCCCGGCCCGGTCATCGGCCTCGTGCTGCTGCTCTGCCTGCTTTCCGCGGCGCCTCGGGTCGAGCGCCACGTGGCAGGTCCGGCACTTGGGTTGCTGAATCATCTTTCGCTTTTGTTTATCCCCGCTGGCGCCGGTGTATTCGCGCTTGGCGGCGTGTTGAAAGGTCAACTATTCGCAATCGCTGTCGCCATCGTGGTGAGCACCGCGCTTTCGATCGCCGCAGGCGGACTCGTGACCTGCGCGTTGCTCGAAAGGAAAACGAAACAATCGATGCAGTCCGCGAAGGTCGAACAGTAG
- a CDS encoding OmpA family protein: MKAEHWLSRCLTLSLCLCLLACSTPDKITLLPNPDGSVGNVIVHSGSKTQVIDKAYTRADVSKGGAIEQTADNKAAVETHYGDLLAAEPPRPRTFTINFVFDSATQLAPESAATVTDLKKVLATWPAPHLTVVGHTDMAGSQEFNDRLSMRRAQSVASFLVKSGIPAQQIEVAGRGKREPLVHTADGVPNQANRRAVITVQ; encoded by the coding sequence ATGAAAGCAGAACACTGGCTGTCGCGGTGCCTGACGCTCTCACTATGCTTGTGCCTCCTCGCATGCAGCACGCCCGACAAGATCACGCTGCTGCCCAATCCGGACGGCAGCGTCGGCAACGTGATCGTGCATAGCGGCAGCAAGACGCAAGTCATCGACAAGGCCTACACGCGCGCGGATGTTTCGAAAGGCGGCGCGATCGAGCAAACCGCCGATAACAAGGCCGCCGTTGAGACGCACTACGGCGATCTGCTTGCAGCCGAGCCGCCCCGCCCGAGAACGTTCACGATCAATTTCGTTTTTGATTCCGCCACACAGCTCGCACCCGAGTCCGCGGCCACCGTTACGGATTTGAAGAAAGTATTGGCGACTTGGCCCGCCCCTCACCTCACAGTGGTCGGCCACACCGATATGGCGGGCTCGCAAGAGTTCAACGACCGGCTTTCCATGCGCAGGGCGCAAAGCGTAGCGTCGTTTCTGGTGAAGTCCGGCATACCCGCGCAGCAGATCGAAGTTGCCGGCCGGGGCAAGCGCGAGCCGCTCGTCCATACCGCTGACGGCGTGCCCAATCAGGCGAACCGGCGCGCGGTCATCACCGTTCAGTAA